Proteins from a genomic interval of Pithys albifrons albifrons isolate INPA30051 chromosome 15, PitAlb_v1, whole genome shotgun sequence:
- the GABRA6 gene encoding gamma-aminobutyric acid receptor subunit alpha-6, with product MALLIAWACVAVSVGTALGDQPDEADLYSENITRILDKLLDGYDNRLRPGFGGAVTEVKTDIYVTSFGPVSDVEMEYTMDVFFRQTWTDERLKFSGPTEILRLNNLMVSKIWTPDTFFRNGKKSIAHNMTTPNKLFRIMQNGTILYTMRLTINADCPMRLVNFPMDGHACPLKFGSYAYPKSEIIYTWKKGPLHSVEVPQESSSLLQYDLIGQTVSSETIKSNTGEYVIMTVYFHLQRKMGYFMIQIYTPCIMTVILSQVSFWINKESVPARTVFGITTVLTMTTLSISARHSLPKVSYATAMDWFIAVCFAFVFSALIEFAAVNYFTNLQAQRALRKAARAAALAAALSAATVPAEDEVVSHSDSNSNLKKRVNSVASQAEQSPEPSTISHSASQCQPLAAPAPVPPQPPAIGGASKIDQYSRILFPVAFAGFNLVYWVVYLSKDTMEFFEPSAMHFRNDPQPN from the exons ATGGCTCTGCTCATCGCCTGGGCTTGTGTCGCCGTGAG CGTGGGGACGGCGCTGGGGGACCAGCCCGACGAGGCGGACCTGTACTCGGAGAATATCACGCGGATCCTCGACAAGCTGTTGGACGGCTACGACAACAGGCTCCGGCCGGGATTCGGAG GCGCCGTGACCGAGGTGAAGACAGACATCTACGTGACCAGCTTCGGGCCCGTGTCCGACGTGGAGATG GAATACACAATGGATGTCTTCTTTCGTCAGACTTGGACTGATGAGAGGTTGAAGTTTAGTGGGCCAACTGAAATTTTGAGATTGAATAATTTAATGGTCAGTAAAATTTGGACACCAGACACATTTTTTAGAAACGGGAAAAAATCAATTGCTCATAATATGACAACTCCTAACAAACTTTTCAGAATTATGCAGAATGGAACTATTCTTTACACAATGAG GCTGACTATTAATGCTGATTGTCCTATGCGGTTGGTGAACTTCCCCATGGATGGACATGCTTGTCCCCTCAAGTTTGGAAGCT ATGCTTATccaaaaagtgaaataatttataCTTGGAAAAAAGGACCCCTGCATTCAGTAGAAGTACCACAGGAGTCTTCCAGTCTTCTTCAGTATGACCTCATAGGACAAACTGTATCTAGTGAAACAATTAAATCTAACACAG GTGAATATGTAATCATGACAGTTTATTTCCACTTGCAAAGGAAGATGGGCTACTTCATGATCCAGATCTATACTCCATGCATTATGACAGTCATTCTTTCTCAGGTGTCTTTCTGGATTAACAAGGAGTCTGTTCCAGCCAGGACAGTTTTTG gCATCACCACAGTTCTAACAATGACCACCCTGAGCATCAGCGCACGCCACTCCCTGCCTAAGGTGTCCTACGCCACCGCCATGGACTGGTTCATCGCCGTGTGCTTTGCCTTTGTCTTCTCAGCGCTCATTGAGTTTGCAGCTGTCAACTACTTCACCAACCTGCAGGCCCAGAGGGCACTGAGGaaggcagccagggcagcagcactggcagcagcgCTCTCAGCAGCCACCGTGCCCGCAGAGGACGAGGTTGTCTCG CACTCTGACTCCAACTCCAACCTGAAGAAGCGAGTGAACTCGGTGGCATCGCAGGCAGAGCAGTCCCCTGAGCCCAGCACCATCTCCCACAGtgcatcccagtgccagcccctggctgcccctgccccggtgcccccccagcccccagccaTTGGAGGAGCCAGCAAGATAGACCAGTACTCCAGGATCCTCTTCCCAGTGGCCTTTGCAGGGTTCAACCTGGTCTACTGGGTGGTGTACCTTTCCAAAGACACCATGGAG TTCTTTGAACCTTCTGCAATGCATTTCCGAAATGACCCTCAGCCCAACTGA